One genomic region from Uloborus diversus isolate 005 chromosome 2, Udiv.v.3.1, whole genome shotgun sequence encodes:
- the LOC129217212 gene encoding out at first protein-like, producing the protein MLYLYFFETVTILYAVIFHLIYLNCCDCQLVINVKNQGGDIVQESITSNTSDDTITLEFQRPEGTLITQFLDFKSEVQIFRVLVLGEEERGQSQYQVLCFATQLSKNDFISADAMSKLRQRNPGAVRQPEEDRGKEILEMDLSIELEKSSVISPHLPYLCDEAVHSAYAREIDLRAWASPKALSRDIVTLTSSVKRFPPPKPVRCNENSNLWQPCQCRLEICVGWYPCGLKYCRGKDSSGKAISYRCGIKTCRKCRAFEFFVQQKQQCLWDE; encoded by the exons ATGTtatatttgtatttctttgaaaccgTTACCATCCTCTACGCAGTGATTTTTCATCTTATTTATTTGAATTGTTGTGATTGCCAGTTGgtaattaatgttaaaaatcaaGGCGGTGACATTGTTCAGGAATCCATTACTTCTAATACAAGTGATGATACAATAACACTGGAATTTCAGCGTCCGGAAGGGACACTTATAACGCAGTTCTTAGACTTTAAAtcg GAAGTGCAGATTTTCCGTGTACTAGTTCTTGGGGAAGAAGAAAGAGGTCAGAGTCAGTACCAAGTTCTGTGTTTTGCAACACAATTgagtaaaaatgattttatatcaGCAGATGCCATGTCAAAACTCAGACAG cgTAATCCTGGAGCAGTGCGGCAACCTGAAGAGGATAGAGGCAAAGAAATCCTTGAGATGGATCTCAGCATTGAACTTGAAAAGTCTTCCGTTATTTCTCCACATCTTCCATACCTATGTGATGAAGCTGTTCATTCTGCTTATGCCAGGGAAATCGACTTGCGAGCCTGGGCAAGTCCTAAAg CTTTAAGTAGAGACATAGTTACCTTGACTTCATCTGTAAAACGATTTCCCCCTCCTAAGCCCGTCCGTTGTAATGAAAACAGCAACCTGTGGCAACCTTGTCAATGTCGCCTTGAAATCTGTGTTGGGTGGTATCCATGTGGATTGAAGTATTGCCGTGGTAAGGACTCTTCTGGTAAAGCCATCAGTTATCGTTGTGGAATAAAAACATGCCGTAAATGTCGtgcatttgaattttttgttcagcaGAAACAGCAATGCTTGTGGGATGAATGA